CGCTTTTCACCATTAGGCCACTCGATCGTAAACGTCGGGGCAAAACCGTGGCCTTGCAAATACACGCGATCGCCTGCCACACGCAGCGGGTGATTCACCTTCAGCTCATAGTCTTTCCACGTCGAAGGATCGCTGAAGATATCTTCACCGGTGGCATAGGAGACATTTGAGCTAAACATCTCGGCTTGGCCATTGGGCAGGTAATCGGCCGAGAAATCATGCGCCTCGAAGCAAAATGGGTGCAGCCCAGTGCCGTCGAATAGCGGACCTGCGCGGAACGAGTCGTAATTCGCAGTGGCGGTGTTGCAGAACTGGGTGTTCTGATTCTTCTCCCTATCAGCAACAATGATCACCTGGCCCTCGTAGTGGTAGAGGTGGCCAATGGCCACCGTGACCAACAGGCCAACCAGGCCAAGGTGGAACACGAGGTTGAAAAACTCGCGCAAATAGCCGCGCTCCGCGGCAAAAGAACGCGCACCGGCGCGGTCTTGTTCCGGGGTGTATTCGGCTAAATGCCAGCCCTTAAAGGTTGAGCGCACATCCGCTTCCACGGCCTGCATCGGCTTGTCCACGGTGCCCTCGCCGTGCCAGGGCATCCTGGATAAGTTCTTCGGCGCGCGCACCGGTGGGGTGCGCATCGCTTTATAGTGCTCGATGGAGCGAGGGATGATGCAGCCGATCAAAGAGATAAACAGCAGCAAGAAGATGGCGTTAAACCATGTGGAACGGAAGACGTCGAAAAGCTGGAGGCGATCGTAGATCTCTGCGATCTTGCCGTTGTTTTCGATGTACTCCTGTACTTTTTGCTCGTTGAGCTGCCGCTGCGGGAGCAAAGCACCGGGGATGGCTGCGATGGCGACAAGGAAGAGCAACGCCAAGGCGGTGCGCATCGAAGTCAGCCAGCGCCAGGCGCGTTTCAGCCACAAAGAAATCGTCCGCACAATGGACCTTTCACTTTTTCTTCTGCCCGCGAAGATCGCGGACATTGCAACTACACCAGCGTAGTACCGAACGGCTCCATCCACTGCCTGATCCAGGTGATGAACTCACCCCACAGGCCGGTGACCAGGCAAAGGCCAACAAGAATCAACGCGATACCACCGATGGTTTGGATGGTGCGCGAATGCTTGCGCAAAAAACCAACGCCTTGCATCGCGCGGGCAGAACCCAGCGCCACCACAATAAAGGGCAGCCCTAAACCAAGGCAGTAGGCAATGATTAACAACACGCCACGCAGCGCGGTCATGCCTTCGGTACCAACAGAAATCGAAACGATGGAGGCCAAGGTGGGACCCAAGCACGGTGTCCAACCAAGGGCGAAGACTCCGCCGAGTAAGGGCGCTCCCAGCCAGGTGCTCCAGCGTTTGGGCGCGAAGCGGTGTTCTTCTTGGAGCATCGGCACCCAACCTAGAAACACCACGCCCATCACAATCGTGACCACACCACCGACGCGCATGAGCACATCAGCATTCAAAGTTAGCGCACTCATGGCACCGAATACCGTGGCGGTGGCCAGCACAAAAATCACCGTGAAGCCTGCGACAAACAGCAGCGCTGCACCGGCGACTTTCCAGCGGCCACGGCGTGCGACCTGGGGGCCTTCTTTGCCAAATTCCATTTCGGCACCCACCACGCCGGCGAGATAGGACATGTAGCCGGGAACCAGTGGGATCACGCAAGGGCTGGCAAAAGACACAAGACCTGCAAACGCCGCCGCCAGCATGCCTAGAAGCAGCGGGCCGGAGGCAGCGAGATCTGCAAAATAATTTCCCATAGTGTTTTGTGGATTCCCCGCGCCGATTACTCGGCGTTGATCTTATCGATCACGGGCTTGAGATCATCGGCGGTAATTTCACGAAGGAACACCGCCGCCGGGCGGTGCTGCTTATCCAGGACAATCGTGGTGGGAACCACCGAGGCCGGAACACCACCTAAAGCAGCAGCCGTTTTAAAGGGCGGATCGTACACGCTTGGATAGGTGAGGCCATTATCGCGGAGGAAATCGCGGGAGATCTCCGGGTTAAAGTCGCGAACATTGATACCCAAGACGGTGCCATCGTGCTGCTTGGCGTATTCGTGAACCTCCTGGAGATCATCCGATTCGCTGCGACACGGCGCGCACCACTGCCCCCAGGCATTGAGCACCACGATCTTGCCGTCGAAATCTGAAAGCTTGATCGTCTTATCCGGATCCATCACCGATGGGCCTTCAATATCGCTGACAGGAGAGCGCTCCGAAGGCTCATAAAAAATCTCCTGCTGGCCACCGGGTGAGTGGAATTGGAAGGTACCACCAGAGGCCACGGCATCTTGGCCTGCGGTACCGCCACAGGCTGCCAACACCAGGCTCATGCCAAGGCTTGTAGCAAGCAGCAACTTCTTCATCGCAGTATGTGCCACTTATAGCCCCCTGGCCGGTTCGCTGTAGCGGTAATCGCACAAGCCTTGATCATCAAAGACCAACGACGTCACACTGGCCAGGTTGCACTGGCGCATCGCCGGGTTGTGCGCCAAGCGCTTGCCCTGCATGTGGCGCTGAATGCACACGATGGGAAGCTGATGGCTGACCATAATCGCCTCATAGCCTTCCGCCTCTTCTACCGCACGCTCAATGGCTTGAACCATGCGTTGCACAATCTCGGTATAAGGCTCACCCCAGCTTGGGGTCAGCGGATTGCGCATCAAAGGCCAGCGCACCGGATTCCACAATTGAGAGCGCACACCCTTGACGTGCAGGCCTTCAAATTGATTCCCGGCCTCTAAAAGACGATCCTCTGTTTCAATCTCAAGGCCCAGGCCGCGGCTAAAGGGTGCAGCAGTTTCTTGAGCACGCTCCAGTGGCGAGGCATAGAGTTTGACTACCTCGTGGCCTTCAAAGGCATCGGCGGTGCGCTGCGCTTGGCGGCGGCCACGCTCTGAAAGGTGGTAATCGGGGATGCGCCCATAAAGAATGCGCTCGGGGTTATCGACCTCGCCGTGGCGCACGAGGTGCACGATGGTATGTGGCACTTAGTGCTCCTTCTTCGCTGCGGCAGCAGCCTTCGCGGCTGGCTTCAGGGCGGCCTCGATGCGCTCGAAATCCTCATCCGTCAACGCTGCGGAGGTAAACCAAGTTTCAAACACACTCGGCGGGGCGTAGACGCCATGATCAAGCAGCGTGTGGAAGAAGGCCGGGAAGCGGAAGGTATCCGCATCCTTCATCTCTGCGAAGTTATTGCCCTGGCCTTCGGCAAAGCGGATGCTGAACATCGTGGCGGCGCGCTGCATGTGGTGGGCAACGCCTTCAGCCGAAAGCGCATCGGAGATCATGCCGGCGAGGCGATCAGCGTTGGCGCGCACCGTGTCGTACACATCCTCAGTGGCAAGCTCAAGGGAGGTCTTGCCAGCAGCCATGGCTACTGGGTTACCCGAAAGCGTTCCTGCCTGGTAGACGGGCCCTTCGGGGGCGAGGTAGCGCATGATCTCGGCGCGACCACCAAAGGCCGCAGCGGGCAGACCGCCGGATACGACCTTGCCAAAGGTGGTGAGATCGCCTGCGACACCATCCACGCCGAACCAACCGGAGTAGGAGGTGCGGAAGCCAGTCATTACCTCATCGAGGATCAGCAGCGCACCATTGGCGTGCGCGATTTCCTTGAGCTTGGCATTGAACTCGTTTTGAGGCGCCACCGTGCCCATATTGCCGGCGGCTGCCTCGGTGATGATGCAGGCGATTTCGCCGTCGTTTTCAGCAAAGGCCTGCTCAACAGCGGCAATGTCGTTATAGGGCACCACGATGGTATCGGCAGCCGATGCACCGGTCACACCAGGCGAATCCGGCAGGGCGAAGGTCGCCACACCAGAACCTGCCGATGCCAGCAGCGCATCCACGTGACCGTGGTAGCAGCCCTCAAACTTGATGATCTTGGCACGGCCAGTAAACCCGCGAGCCAAACGCACGGCGGACATGGTGGCCTCAGTACCGGAATTGACCATGCGGACTTCTTCCACAGAGGTGCGATCCACGATCAGCTTGGCCAGCTCGATCTCGGATTCCGTGGGCGCGCCGAAGGAGAGCCCCTTCGCTGCCGCCTGCTGCACAGCTTCCACAATCGCCGGGTGAGCATTGCCAAGGAGCATCGGCCCCCAGGAATTCACCAGGTCAACGTATTCATTACCGTCGACGTCGAAAAGCCTCGAGCCCTTCGCCGAAGCAATAAAGCGAGTCTGCCCACCCACGGAACCAAAAGCGCGCACCGGCGAATTTACGCCACCGGGGGTAAGCACCTTCGCCTGCTCCATGAGTTGCGCGGAACGACGGGTGTTTTCGGAAGTAAGCGTCATGTCGCCCATTCTAAGCAGACGGGGGCAAACCGGGGTCAATCACGCCTTGCTTTTCGACGCCACGATGCGCGAATTGCGGCGTCTACACCATTGTCTTCCGCCACCCAAGCCATGCCCAAAGGTCACTCCAAGACCCGTGCAGCAGCATCCTTGGCCGCAACGATCACGTCCGGCACACCCACGCCCTGATCCCAGGCACCGGTGGCTTCAATGCCCGGCACCTTGCTCAAGGCCTCACGCGCAGCAGCAACCGCGTCAAGATGGTCCACGTTGTAGACGGGCAAGCCTCCGAACCAGCGCTGCACAAAAATCTCCGAGAGCCCAGCGGCACGGCCATCAAAGCCGGTGATGCGCTGCAAATCGTCGAGCGCCAAATCCACCAGCTCGTCTTCTTCCATACGCGTGATGGCATCATCCCCGTAGCGTCCGAAGGATGCACGCACCAGCGCACCGCCGCGTTCGCCCAAGTGTGGCCACTTCTTGGATGAGAAGGTAAAGGCTTTTGCGCGAACGTCCTTGGCATCGGTGGCTACCAAAATGCCCGAATTATCGGGCAGGCCTTCGTCACTATCGAACTTCATACCAACCACCACTGAGCTTGCCAGCGGAATGCGCTTGAGCTGCTCAGCAGCAACCTGGGCATCCTCGCCGAGCCCCTTCAGCAGCACCGCAGCGGTAGGCGCTGGCACAGCCAACAGCACACGATCAAACACACCATCTGCGCCCTTGAGCTTGAAGCCTTCCTTTGTGCGGGTGATCTGTGAGATAAACGCATCAATGTGAATATCAGCACCCGACTGCTCAGCCAGCGCCTCATAGGCCTGGGCATAACCGCCCCGGAATGCACCAAAAACCTTGGGCTTATAGCCGCGGGCTACCGGGCGTGATTCCATGATGCGCTTAATCGCTCCGCTTAAGGTCACCGCTTGGCCTTCGGCGAGCATGGCGTCGAAAGTATTGGCAACCTGCGGCATCGTGGCGCGCAGGCCGAGGTCATCGGAGGTAGAGGAATACACACCACCTTGGAGCGCAGAAACGACGTGCTCTACTACATCGTCGCCGTAGCGCTCGCGCACCAGCGCACCGACGGACACTTCCTTGTCCAGCGCCCATTCAATCGGCTCCGCATCACCTTCGGCATCGATGCGAGCGCGCGACTGCTCACTTACCAGGCCTTCAAGGCCTTCGGAGCTGCCTGGAATGCCCATCACCGTGGCCATTGGCATCGCTTGTAGCTTGCCGTCCACGTACAACAGCGAGGGCAAACCGGAGGGATCGACGATCTGATCTCCTAAGCCGAGCTCCTCAAAAAACTCGGTGGCATCCTTACGAAACGCCAGGTACGCCTCCGCACCCATGTCGGTGGGGCCGGAATCGAAGGGCACGGTGAACAGCTTGCCGCCAATGCGGTCAGTGGCCTCAAACACCTCCACCTTGGCTTCGGGCTGCTGCTTGTGAATGGAATAGGCAGACACCAGACCTGCTAGGCCTGCACCAATGATGGCGATGCGCATTATTTGCGGATCCTTCCCTTGAATTGCGGCAATAAGGCGACGCTGGGGCGTCGAAAAGCTTAAAACTCGTGAATGATCTCCACGGCGCGGGTAATGGCTTCCGGGTCGGTGCTCGGAAGCACACCGTGGCCGAGGTTGAAAATGTGCCCGGTGGCATCACCAGCGGCGATGGCGCGATCGGCCTCCTCGCAGATGCGTTGCACCTCGGCGCGGATCACGGACTCGCCAGCGAAAAGGATGGCTGGATCGAGGTTGCCCTGCAGCACCTTCGCTCCGCTGCGGGCGGCAATGCGCTTGGCGGCAACGTCCATGGGCACGCGCCAATCCACGCCCATAACCTCGGACCCGGCCTCGCTCATGCTGGCGAGCAGCTCACCGGTGGTGACACCGAAGTGGATGCGTGGGGTGCCTTCCATCTCCGCGAGGATCTGCTTGGAATAGGGCAACACGAACTCGCGATAATCGCGGTCGCTTAAGAATCCGGCCCAGGAATCGAAAAGCTGCATGGCCTGCACGCCTGCTTCTACCTGCACTTTTAAAAATCCCACGATGGTTGGTACCAGGCGCTCCATGAGCTTGTGCCAGGTGGCAGGCTCTGCGTGCATCATGGCCTTGGTTTTCTCGTGATTCTTGCTCGGCCCGCCCTCAACAAGGTAGCTGGCCAGCGTAAATGGCGCGCCGGCAAAACCGATAAGCGTTTGCTGCTCGTTGAGTTCCTCGCGGATAATCCCAATGCCTTGAGCAACTTCGGGCACGTCCTGATCCAGGATGGGTAGCTTGTCCACGTCCCCCGCGCTCTCGATCGCTTGGCCCATCACGGGGCCTCGGCCTGGCACGATCTCTACGTCGACGCCCGCGGCCTTGAGTGGAACCACAATGTCGGAGAACAAGATGGCGGCGTCCACATCATGCCGACGCACCGGCTGGAGGGTGATCTCTGCCAGCAACTCTGGCATGAAGCAGCTATCGAGCATGCTGATGCCTTCGCGCACCTTGCGGTATTCGGGTAAGGAGCGGCCAGCCTGACGCATAAACCATACTGGTCGGCGCGTGGGCGTGCGTCCGGCAGCAGCAGCGAGGATCGGCGCTTCGGGTGCTTCTGTGTTGGGCGCTTGAGGGTTGGGCGCAGTATTAGGCATGCGCCCTATGCTACCTGGGATCCCTCAATCCTTTGGTTGTCTGCTTCTGCTTTGTTGCTCACGGGCGCAAAGCTGCCCACTCGGTTGGAACGCACCTCGATATACAGGGTGGATACCAGCATCAACACCGTCGCAATCATTGGGTGCAAAACACCGGCAATGGCGGCCAACATTGCTAAGAAGTTATAGCCCCACGCAAAGGCGATATTGGAGTGCACAACCCTATTGATCTTGCGGGCAAATTGGAAGAGTTGCGGAATGGGTTTGACGTTGCCTTCAAGCATGACCACATCGGCTTCACTGTGCTCGATGGCCGAGGCGGTTTGTACGTGGCTCATGGCCCCGATCTGAATACCCACATTGGCTACCCGGAAGCAGCGGCGCACAGAATCGTCGCCCACCATGGCGATGCGTGCACCGTGCGTGCGCACAGAGCGCACGGTCTGTGCTTTATTCGCCGGCTGGATGCCTGCTAGCACATGGGAAACGCCCACCGTATCGCCATAGCGCCGTGCCACTGGATAGGTATCGCGGCTGAGCATCATGGTCTCAAGCCCCATTTGTTCCAGTGCATCAACGGCATCGATGGCATCGTCTTTGGCGTCATCGTGCAAGGTGATCACGCCTCGATCCTTGCCCTTCCAGCGCACCACCAAGGGGGTGCCGCCAGAGACCGCTGCTTGTGCAAGCCTGCCGTCCAGCTCGGAAAGATTCTTCGGACGCCACAAAATGGCTTCTACTTGGCGCAGTTCTTCTTCCCCATCGGAATTTTGAATGGGCAGTTCCACCATGCCGTGGAAGTTTCCGTCCTCATCGAGCTCATAGTGCGAGACCTCGATCCAGTTGGGGATGGTGCTGGTGTGCTGTGCGTCTCGAGCCTCGCGGGCAGCGCGCACCAGGGCGCGTGATACGGGGTGATCACTTTCCAGCGCCAGGGCGCCGGCAACGCGAAGCACCAGATCTAGGTTCTCACCGCGATCAGCCGTCACCGTTTCAACGTGCATCTCACCGCTTGAAAGCGCTCCCACGCGATTAAAAATCACCGTGTCTACCTCGTCGAGCGCGCGCAGGGTATTACCAGAACGAATCAAGATACCCCGGCGCGCGGCTCCTTCAATGCCTTGGCGCATCGCCAGCGATGCCGAAACAGCCAAGGCCACCGGGGCTACGCCACCGAGCACGGCCAAAGCACTAGCAAACGCCTGGGTGAGGTTGCCGGTAATCAACGCCCAAAGCGCAAAATCCGCGGCGGCGATCATAAATGACACCGGCACCAGCGTTGAGGCGGTGCGGGTGGCCAAATCATCGGCCATATTTTGGTTGACGTTGGTATCTGCCACCCAACGATAAATTTCTGCCAACCAGGTGCGGTGACCGGTGTGCGAGACGCGGATTTTTAGGCGCGAATCACCATTGATGCTGCCTGCATAGACCTTGTCGTTGACAGAGACCTCGCGTGGCTCGATGCCGAGCGCTTCAGTATTGATCGTGGAAGAACCACCGATGACGACGCCGTCTACAGGCACAAGATCACCAGGGCCTACCAAGATATCGTCGCCAACATTGAGTTTTTGTACAGCGACGCTGGTTTCAACCGGCTTTGGGTTTTTGCGGTGCCGGGTAACCAAGGTGACCTTGGTGTTGTGGTCTGTGCGCAGACGGTCTAAATCATCCAGCAAATTATTGCGGGTGTGGCGAATCAAGAGCCTGCCTGCCAGCAAAATACAGGTCATGCCGCAGGAGACGTCGAAAAAGAGCATGCCGGTTCTGGCTTGATCCGGGCTTAAGGATGCCCACGTTGGGTCTGCCCGGTAGCCAATATCACCGACTCGGCTAAACAACATCGCGGCCAAAGACCAGAACCAACCGAGCAGGATGGCCACTGAGCTTGCCGAATCCAAAGCCGACATGCCCCGGCGCGCACCGCCGATGGTGGCGCGGTGAAAAGGCCACGCGCCATAAAACACCACCGGTGCTGATAGCGCAGCAAGGACCCACTGCCAATAATCAAATTGCATCCACGGGTAATAGCTGACGATGAGCACCGGAATGGAGAAGGCCAGGGATACCCAGAAGCGCTTCTTTGTAATCAGCTCACGAGCAGTAAAGAGCACCTGCGTGGAGGCTTGGCGGCGGCGGTGATCGGATTGGCGCTCTAAAAAGCCTTGCCTGCGGGCGAGCTCAAATTGGCGTTCTTCTTGTTCTACTTGTTCTTTGGATGCACGACGACGATGCCGGCGCACGGAGCGTCGAAAACGGCCGTCTTCTACATCTGACCAGGCAACGCGCCTGCGCAGTGAAGAATCCGTGAGTTGGGCATCGACGCCAAAGCGCGCGAAGACGTCCACGATGCTTTGAGGATCAAAGGTGCTCGAAGCACTCACCCAGGCGGTTGAAGATGGGTAGACGATGCGCGCATCCACACCGTTGAGCTGGCTTAAGGCCTCTTCGATTTCTCCGACGATGGTGGCGCTGGACAGGCCGCTGAGTTCGAAGGCGAATGAGGTTTTACCCGCATGAACAAGGGCTTGGGCGTTTTCTTCTGGATCGACTCCAGCGCGAGTATCAACACCGGCGAGCGCCGCGGCCTCTTTGGCTTGGCTAATGACCCGCCCCAGTTGCTCATCTGGGTCGGTGAGATGTGGTTCCTGGCTCATGTGAACTCCGCGGGATTTTCCATTCAACTATCTGGGTGCAGGCGACGGATCGCAAAGAGGCTATAGGCCAACATCAGCACAATGAGTACATGCTCTGCAATGGCTGCTCCGAGCGCCAGGGCGAGAAGGTTTAAGGCTAGACAAAGCTGCAGCCCAAGCGAGAGCCCCCGTCGAGATTTCGCCTGGTTAAGCGAGCTTTGGGCTGTGGCTGCCGCAAGCAAGACGCCACAAAAAATATTGGCCACGCCAAGCAGTGGGTGCTGCCCCAGCGCCGAGGAGTCCGATAACACCGTCATCACTCCACGCGAGACCATGAGTAACACAGCAGCGACGATGCCAAGATAGATCAGCACAGTTTCGCTTTTCGACGGCTGCGTGATCATTCCTGCTGCTCCTTTTTGCCCTCGATGAATTCCACCGACTCCGGGCGCGAAGCAAAGTAGATGGCCAGAAGCCCAAGCACACCGATGAGCATTTGTAAGCAGCCATCGATGGCGTAGTAGGCAACATCAATGCCACCCTGGGGTTGCATGCTAAACAGCAGCCCGGCGCGCAACGCGAAGTAGATAGCAAAATATCCAAGCACCCTCCGCGCAATGGGCGCACGTTTTTCGGCACGCCCAAGGGTATAGACCAACCAAGCGATGATCCCGACGATGATCAGCGAAAGACCTGTGATGCCGGCCAGTGCCATGATGGTGGCGGCGTCGAGAAGCTTTGGTGATAGCTCCTGGCTTTGGCTTGAGGCAATCTCATTGCGGAGCTGACCGCGCGTTAATAACGCGATGATGAAATTCGTGATCTGGTGGATGATCTCTGCGGCCACCACCACCCACCAGCACCTTAGGGCAAAGCGCAGTGGTTCCGGGCGTTGCGCTGAAACCGCCGTGGCGTTCTTGCTCTCGGTGCTCAAAATTAGACTTCACCTCGCAGCACCCTGGCGGCATCGACTGCAAAGTAGGTCAGAATTTGGTTCGCGCCTGCGCGCTTGATGGCCATGAGTGATTCCATCATCACCTGGCGCTCATCCAACCAACCCTGGGCGGCGGCAGCCTTGAGCATGGCGTATTCACCTGAAACCTGATAGGCGGCCACGGGTACGAGCGAGCGTTCGCTGACTTCCCGGAGCACATCCAGGTAGGGCATGGCTGGTTTGACCATGACAAAGTCGGCGCCTTCTTCGATATCGAGATCGACTTCGAGCAGCGATTCACGAATATTGGCAGGGTCTTGCTGATACGCACGGCGATCGCCCTGGAGGGAGGATCCCACCGCATCGCGGAATGGGCCAAAGAAGGCGGAGGCGTATTTTGCCGAGTACGCCATGATGGCGACATCGCTAAAGCCAGCTTGGTCGAGCGCCTGGCGGATATAGGCCACCTGGCCGTCCATCATGCCCGAGGGGCTGACGATATGAGCACCGGCTTCTGCCTGTGCTACCGCCATGCGCGCATAGAGCGGCAAGGTGGCATCATTATCCACGATCACCTTGCCAAAGCGATCGGTGCTGAGCACGCCGCAGTGGCCATGATCGGTGAACTCATCTAAGCAAGTATCGGCCATGATGAGGATTTCATCTCCAAATTCACGGCGCAGGGTGCGAAGAGCAACATTTAAAATGCCCTCCTTATCCCAGGCGGCGCTGCCCTCGGCGTCTTTATCGCTATCGAGGGGTACACCAAAGAGATCCACGCAGCGAATACCCACCGAGATGGCTTCGCGCACTGCCTCAACCAAAGAATCGAGCGTGTGCTGCACCACCCCAGGCATGGAGACGATCGGGTTGGGTGCGTCGATGCCATCGGCTACGAACATGGGCAGGATCAGATCTGCTGGGCGCAATTGCGTCTCCGCGACAAATTCGCGCATCTGCTTCGAGGAACGCAGGCGGCGTGGGCGGCGATTCAATTGAGATTCGGCTGCAGACATGGCTTCCTTTCCAAACAGCATTGCCTAGGCAATCTGGGTAGTGTGCTGAGCTTCAGTGAGGTTGCTGCGGGCAACCTCACTGGCGCTGTATTAACGCTACCCTTTTTGCACACAGACGCAGGCTAGTTGCTTGCGGCAGTGGGTTGTTTACGACTACGGCGCTTCTTTCGCGGTGGAGGCAACTGCCCGGCGGTGCGCAAATCCGCTACGTGCCTGGCAAGCGCATCCACCAAAGACTGCACATCGGCGACCTCTGGCACCACATCGACCTTCAAACCCGCTTCTTCTGCGGCGGCCTTCGCCATCGGCCCAATGCAGGCAATGATCGTGCGCTGATGCGGTTTGCCGGCGATGCCGACGAGGTTGCGCACAGTAGATGCAGAGGTAAAGCACACGGCATCAAAACCGCCGGTTTTGATCATGTCGCGCACCTCGGCACTTGGAGGCGCTGCTCGAACGGTGCGGTAGGCAGTGACATCGTCTACTTCCCAACCAGCGGCACCAAGGCCTTCTACCAACACTTCGGTGGCGATATCGGCCCTGGGTAGCAGCACGCGCGAAACTGGGTCGAGGTCTTCGACGTATTCGGGGAATACCTCAACAAGCCCCGCAGCATTTTGACGCGTCCGCGGCGGCAATAGCTCTGGGGTGATACCGAGTTCGCGCACAGCATGGGCGGTTTTGGTGCCCACCGCTGCAATGCGCACACCGGCAAAGGCGCGGGCATCGAGGCCAAAATCGCGGATCTTTTCCCACACGGCCTTCACAGCATTCACGCTGGTAAATACCACCCACTGGTAGCGACCTTCCACCACACCTTTGATGGCACGCTCAAGTTGGGCGGGGTTGCGGGGAGGCTCCACGGAGATCGTGGGAACTTCCTGCGGAATCGCACCATGCGAGGCCAGCCTGGCGCTCATTGGCCCTGCTTGATCCTTTGCTCGCGGCACAAGCACACGCCAACCAAAGAGTGGCCTATTTTCCCACCAGGAATACTTGGTGCGCTCATCCACGGCCCGGCCAATGGTCACCACCACCGTGGGGCTGAGATCAACGTCTAGGCGAGCAAGCTGAGACAGCTCCACATCGAAGCTGCGCTGCAAACGGGTGGTGCCATAGGCAGTAACCGTGGCCGAAGTATCTTCTGGGATGCCTCGGCTTAAAAGCTCCTCTGCAATCAGCGCTAGATCATCGCGGCTTGCCTGCAACACCAGTGGCTGCGGGGCGCTTGCCAATTGATCCCAGTCGATCTTGCCTTGAGAAAGGTCAGTCTCGGTATAGGTAGAACCTAAGGCAATGCCGGCAAACATCGGCACGGTGGCAGGCAAAGACATGCCCGGAACGATATGGAACTCCAGGCCCTGCTCGGTAACTTCGTTGATCTCTGCGAGCGTGCGTTCGTCGGCAAGCGGATTACCCTGAACCAGGCGAATCACCTGCTGGCCACCCTGGCACAATGCCTTTAAGCGCTGCACCACATCTTCGACGGACTCTTCGCT
This window of the Corynebacterium pseudopelargi genome carries:
- a CDS encoding uroporphyrinogen-III synthase, with the protein product MSEAPQETNPGAVIFVGAGPGNPDLLTVRAREVLSHHAHALVDQAVLPGVRAVIGSALEVPAAKLEQAEQAYERLCAEAKASGAKRKPHRPAPPTAAEIEDVSSEESVEDVVQRLKALCQGGQQVIRLVQGNPLADERTLAEINEVTEQGLEFHIVPGMSLPATVPMFAGIALGSTYTETDLSQGKIDWDQLASAPQPLVLQASRDDLALIAEELLSRGIPEDTSATVTAYGTTRLQRSFDVELSQLARLDVDLSPTVVVTIGRAVDERTKYSWWENRPLFGWRVLVPRAKDQAGPMSARLASHGAIPQEVPTISVEPPRNPAQLERAIKGVVEGRYQWVVFTSVNAVKAVWEKIRDFGLDARAFAGVRIAAVGTKTAHAVRELGITPELLPPRTRQNAAGLVEVFPEYVEDLDPVSRVLLPRADIATEVLVEGLGAAGWEVDDVTAYRTVRAAPPSAEVRDMIKTGGFDAVCFTSASTVRNLVGIAGKPHQRTIIACIGPMAKAAAEEAGLKVDVVPEVADVQSLVDALARHVADLRTAGQLPPPRKKRRSRKQPTAASN
- the hemB gene encoding porphobilinogen synthase; protein product: MSAAESQLNRRPRRLRSSKQMREFVAETQLRPADLILPMFVADGIDAPNPIVSMPGVVQHTLDSLVEAVREAISVGIRCVDLFGVPLDSDKDAEGSAAWDKEGILNVALRTLRREFGDEILIMADTCLDEFTDHGHCGVLSTDRFGKVIVDNDATLPLYARMAVAQAEAGAHIVSPSGMMDGQVAYIRQALDQAGFSDVAIMAYSAKYASAFFGPFRDAVGSSLQGDRRAYQQDPANIRESLLEVDLDIEEGADFVMVKPAMPYLDVLREVSERSLVPVAAYQVSGEYAMLKAAAAQGWLDERQVMMESLMAIKRAGANQILTYFAVDAARVLRGEV
- a CDS encoding heavy metal translocating P-type ATPase, with protein sequence MSQEPHLTDPDEQLGRVISQAKEAAALAGVDTRAGVDPEENAQALVHAGKTSFAFELSGLSSATIVGEIEEALSQLNGVDARIVYPSSTAWVSASSTFDPQSIVDVFARFGVDAQLTDSSLRRRVAWSDVEDGRFRRSVRRHRRRASKEQVEQEERQFELARRQGFLERQSDHRRRQASTQVLFTARELITKKRFWVSLAFSIPVLIVSYYPWMQFDYWQWVLAALSAPVVFYGAWPFHRATIGGARRGMSALDSASSVAILLGWFWSLAAMLFSRVGDIGYRADPTWASLSPDQARTGMLFFDVSCGMTCILLAGRLLIRHTRNNLLDDLDRLRTDHNTKVTLVTRHRKNPKPVETSVAVQKLNVGDDILVGPGDLVPVDGVVIGGSSTINTEALGIEPREVSVNDKVYAGSINGDSRLKIRVSHTGHRTWLAEIYRWVADTNVNQNMADDLATRTASTLVPVSFMIAAADFALWALITGNLTQAFASALAVLGGVAPVALAVSASLAMRQGIEGAARRGILIRSGNTLRALDEVDTVIFNRVGALSSGEMHVETVTADRGENLDLVLRVAGALALESDHPVSRALVRAAREARDAQHTSTIPNWIEVSHYELDEDGNFHGMVELPIQNSDGEEELRQVEAILWRPKNLSELDGRLAQAAVSGGTPLVVRWKGKDRGVITLHDDAKDDAIDAVDALEQMGLETMMLSRDTYPVARRYGDTVGVSHVLAGIQPANKAQTVRSVRTHGARIAMVGDDSVRRCFRVANVGIQIGAMSHVQTASAIEHSEADVVMLEGNVKPIPQLFQFARKINRVVHSNIAFAWGYNFLAMLAAIAGVLHPMIATVLMLVSTLYIEVRSNRVGSFAPVSNKAEADNQRIEGSQVA